The Paucidesulfovibrio gracilis DSM 16080 genome has a window encoding:
- a CDS encoding DUF2784 domain-containing protein, with the protein MLYGFLADALLVLHVCFALFIVAGLGAIIAGRILDRPWVRNRWFRGAHLAAMGIVLLEALAGWVCPLTRWEYQLRQLAGRDPRYEGSFMHYWAEKLFYFTWPDSAFTALYTVIFLAILLCLILVPVNWRGK; encoded by the coding sequence ATGCTGTATGGTTTTCTGGCCGACGCCCTGCTTGTTCTGCACGTTTGCTTTGCCCTGTTCATTGTGGCCGGGCTGGGCGCAATCATCGCGGGCCGGATCCTGGACAGACCGTGGGTCCGCAACCGCTGGTTTCGCGGCGCGCACCTGGCCGCCATGGGCATTGTTTTGCTGGAAGCCCTGGCCGGATGGGTCTGCCCGCTGACACGCTGGGAATATCAACTGCGGCAGCTCGCAGGCCGCGACCCCCGGTACGAGGGGTCGTTCATGCACTACTGGGCTGAAAAGCTGTTCTATTTTACATGGCCGGATTCCGCGTTCACTGCGCTTTACACGGTAATCTTCCTCGCCATCCTGCTGTGCCTGATCCTCGTCCCCGTAAACTGGCGCGGAAAATAA